From Helicoverpa armigera isolate CAAS_96S chromosome 19, ASM3070526v1, whole genome shotgun sequence, one genomic window encodes:
- the LOC110374133 gene encoding uncharacterized protein LOC110374133 isoform X2, producing the protein MIHVDETDPVGEIEPPFPCRDVSIKRGTDVNEFYEMLSEIGRGKFGTVYLCRERSTGLELAAKLVSVSRRDERRNVEREVDVMRRLRHPRLIQLYDAYEWGKYMCVVLELITGGELFERVIDEDFVLTERACTVFMRQICEGIEFVHRQNILHLDMKPENILCLTKQGNRIKIIDFGLARFYDPEKKLQVLFGTPEFVAPEVVNFDQIGYGTDMWSVGVICYVLLSGLSPFMGETDIETMANVTVAKYDFDDEAFNEISDDAKDFIQKLLVKDKESRPGATECLRHPWLTRRPPPAPHAPRRPPNLSQPASSPDAKNPLDVAKDNLRLFVERWSEHPNSPYVFDNQAHEITSLANGNCERSSIGGCSPSPRSSLSSSPDVVFDEDDLDPPPLREHNFLSAPKYNPVERRASDSTCFLHKKQDVLVRKNLAEEIKKLSDHLYMLSTMNTDLANNNSMNEVDKNVTETKSTKEEKLPNGFKKETRHTKIITNGDAAGKEKRLFTSKSTTKISSTFLTEREPEKPMTSKMPWVKSNRSKRVTNMSRDVPDQPVDVRNSFFQEFDRRREKIDKLVNGSENGRQMPYRRGDENNAHRTKDLLLHLLEKWGETEEVEAERTAGGTSNGGRHQSISLEWSPSNQLGQTSMSSLHAFFQRQTSDEKTQRKKVTTNVAK; encoded by the exons AGATCGAGCCACCCTTCCCCTGTCGTGATGTCAGCATCAAAAGGGGTACAGATGTCAACGAGTTTTACGAAATGCTCTCCGAGATCGGCAG aGGCAAATTCGGAACAGTATACCTCTGCCGAGAGAGGAGCACAGGCTTAGAGCTTGCTGCCAAGCTGGTGTCAGTCAGCAGACGGGATGAGAGACGGAATGTGGAGCGTGAAGTGGATGTCATGAGGAGGCTTCGACACCCGAGGCTGATACAGCTGTATGATGCGTACGAGTGGGGGAAATACATGTGTGTGGTGCTCGAACT CATTACCGGTGGAGAGCTGTTTGAGCGAGTCATAGATGAAGACTTTGTGCTTACTGAGCGTGCTTGCACGGTCTTCATGAGGCAGATATGCGAAGGCATCGAGTTCGTGCACCGGCAGAACATCTTGCATCTCGATATGAAG CCAGAAAATATTCTCTGCCTAACAAAGCAGGGCAACCGCATCAAGATCATAGACTTCGGTCTAGCCAGGTTCTACGACCCTGAGAAGAAACTCCAAGTCTTGTTCGGTACTCCCGAGTTCGTGGCTCCAGAAGTGGTGAACTTCGACCAGATAGGCTATGGCACTGATATGTGGTCTGTGGGAGTCATCTGTTATGTGCT GCTATCAGGTCTATCACCATTCATGGGCGAGACAGACATAGAAACAATGGCTAACGTCACCGTGGCCAAATACGACTTCGATGACGAAGCCTTCAATGAGATCTCCGATGACGCCAAGGACTTCATTCAGAAACTTCTTGTCAAGGACAAAGA GTCGCGGCCGGGCGCCACGGAGTGCCTCCGTCACCCCTGGCtgacgcgccgcccgcccccCGCGCCGCACGCCCCGCGCCGTCCGCCCAACCTGTCGCAGCCCGCCTCCAGCCCTGACGCCAAGAACCCGCTCGACGTCGCCAAGGACAACCTGCGACTCTTCGTTGAGCGCTGGAGCGAGCACCCTAACTCACCATACGTATTCGACAACCAAGCGCACGAAATCACCAGCCTCGCCAACGGCAACTGTGAGCGATCCTCAATCGGAGGATGCTCGCCTTCCCCTAGAAGTTCCCTCAGCAGCTCCCCCGATGTAGTCTTCGATGAAGACGACCTCGACCCGCCCCCACTCAGAGAACACAACTTCCTATCTGCACCCAAATACAACCCCGTCGAAAGGCGAGCCTCCGACAGCACCTGCTTCTTGCACAAGAAACAAGATGTACTCGTTAGGAAAAACTTAGCagaagaaataaagaaactaTCCGACCACTTGTACATGCTATCCACAATGAACACTGATCTCGCAAATAACAACAGCATGAATGAAGTAGATAAAAATGTTACGGAAACTAAATCGACCAAAGAAGAAAAATTACCTAACGGATTCAAAAAGGAAACCAGGCACACGAAGATAATAACGAATGGCGACGCGGCAGGTAAGGAGAAGAGACTGTTTACCTCAAAGTCAACGACCAAAATATCCTCAACATTCTTAACGGAGAGAGAACCAGAGAAACCTATGACGAGTAAAATGCCGTGGGTCAAGTCAAATAGGTCAAAACGAGTCACTAATATGAGTCGAGATGTCCCAGACCAGCCTGTCGACGTGCGGAACAGCTTCTTCCAGGAGTTCGACAGACGAAGGGAGAAGATAGACAAACTAGTAAATGGATCAGAGAATGGGAGACAGATGCCTTACAGAAGAGGTGACGAGAACAACGCGCATCGGACGAAAGACTTGCTCTTACACCTTTTAGAGAAATGGGGGGAAACTGAGGAAGTTGAGGCGGAGAGAACGGCAGGAGGAACCTCAAATGGGGGCAGACATCAGTCAATATCTTTAGAGTGGTCACCTTCAAACCAGTTGGGACAAACTTCCATGTCAAGTCTCCACGCGTTCTTCCAAAGGCAGACTTCAGATGAAAAGACGCAAAGGAAGAAAGTGACAACAAATGTAGCGAAATGA
- the LOC110374133 gene encoding uncharacterized protein LOC110374133 isoform X1 produces MSPLSSFRKTKRQISSEMIHVDETDPVGEIEPPFPCRDVSIKRGTDVNEFYEMLSEIGRGKFGTVYLCRERSTGLELAAKLVSVSRRDERRNVEREVDVMRRLRHPRLIQLYDAYEWGKYMCVVLELITGGELFERVIDEDFVLTERACTVFMRQICEGIEFVHRQNILHLDMKPENILCLTKQGNRIKIIDFGLARFYDPEKKLQVLFGTPEFVAPEVVNFDQIGYGTDMWSVGVICYVLLSGLSPFMGETDIETMANVTVAKYDFDDEAFNEISDDAKDFIQKLLVKDKESRPGATECLRHPWLTRRPPPAPHAPRRPPNLSQPASSPDAKNPLDVAKDNLRLFVERWSEHPNSPYVFDNQAHEITSLANGNCERSSIGGCSPSPRSSLSSSPDVVFDEDDLDPPPLREHNFLSAPKYNPVERRASDSTCFLHKKQDVLVRKNLAEEIKKLSDHLYMLSTMNTDLANNNSMNEVDKNVTETKSTKEEKLPNGFKKETRHTKIITNGDAAGKEKRLFTSKSTTKISSTFLTEREPEKPMTSKMPWVKSNRSKRVTNMSRDVPDQPVDVRNSFFQEFDRRREKIDKLVNGSENGRQMPYRRGDENNAHRTKDLLLHLLEKWGETEEVEAERTAGGTSNGGRHQSISLEWSPSNQLGQTSMSSLHAFFQRQTSDEKTQRKKVTTNVAK; encoded by the exons AGATCGAGCCACCCTTCCCCTGTCGTGATGTCAGCATCAAAAGGGGTACAGATGTCAACGAGTTTTACGAAATGCTCTCCGAGATCGGCAG aGGCAAATTCGGAACAGTATACCTCTGCCGAGAGAGGAGCACAGGCTTAGAGCTTGCTGCCAAGCTGGTGTCAGTCAGCAGACGGGATGAGAGACGGAATGTGGAGCGTGAAGTGGATGTCATGAGGAGGCTTCGACACCCGAGGCTGATACAGCTGTATGATGCGTACGAGTGGGGGAAATACATGTGTGTGGTGCTCGAACT CATTACCGGTGGAGAGCTGTTTGAGCGAGTCATAGATGAAGACTTTGTGCTTACTGAGCGTGCTTGCACGGTCTTCATGAGGCAGATATGCGAAGGCATCGAGTTCGTGCACCGGCAGAACATCTTGCATCTCGATATGAAG CCAGAAAATATTCTCTGCCTAACAAAGCAGGGCAACCGCATCAAGATCATAGACTTCGGTCTAGCCAGGTTCTACGACCCTGAGAAGAAACTCCAAGTCTTGTTCGGTACTCCCGAGTTCGTGGCTCCAGAAGTGGTGAACTTCGACCAGATAGGCTATGGCACTGATATGTGGTCTGTGGGAGTCATCTGTTATGTGCT GCTATCAGGTCTATCACCATTCATGGGCGAGACAGACATAGAAACAATGGCTAACGTCACCGTGGCCAAATACGACTTCGATGACGAAGCCTTCAATGAGATCTCCGATGACGCCAAGGACTTCATTCAGAAACTTCTTGTCAAGGACAAAGA GTCGCGGCCGGGCGCCACGGAGTGCCTCCGTCACCCCTGGCtgacgcgccgcccgcccccCGCGCCGCACGCCCCGCGCCGTCCGCCCAACCTGTCGCAGCCCGCCTCCAGCCCTGACGCCAAGAACCCGCTCGACGTCGCCAAGGACAACCTGCGACTCTTCGTTGAGCGCTGGAGCGAGCACCCTAACTCACCATACGTATTCGACAACCAAGCGCACGAAATCACCAGCCTCGCCAACGGCAACTGTGAGCGATCCTCAATCGGAGGATGCTCGCCTTCCCCTAGAAGTTCCCTCAGCAGCTCCCCCGATGTAGTCTTCGATGAAGACGACCTCGACCCGCCCCCACTCAGAGAACACAACTTCCTATCTGCACCCAAATACAACCCCGTCGAAAGGCGAGCCTCCGACAGCACCTGCTTCTTGCACAAGAAACAAGATGTACTCGTTAGGAAAAACTTAGCagaagaaataaagaaactaTCCGACCACTTGTACATGCTATCCACAATGAACACTGATCTCGCAAATAACAACAGCATGAATGAAGTAGATAAAAATGTTACGGAAACTAAATCGACCAAAGAAGAAAAATTACCTAACGGATTCAAAAAGGAAACCAGGCACACGAAGATAATAACGAATGGCGACGCGGCAGGTAAGGAGAAGAGACTGTTTACCTCAAAGTCAACGACCAAAATATCCTCAACATTCTTAACGGAGAGAGAACCAGAGAAACCTATGACGAGTAAAATGCCGTGGGTCAAGTCAAATAGGTCAAAACGAGTCACTAATATGAGTCGAGATGTCCCAGACCAGCCTGTCGACGTGCGGAACAGCTTCTTCCAGGAGTTCGACAGACGAAGGGAGAAGATAGACAAACTAGTAAATGGATCAGAGAATGGGAGACAGATGCCTTACAGAAGAGGTGACGAGAACAACGCGCATCGGACGAAAGACTTGCTCTTACACCTTTTAGAGAAATGGGGGGAAACTGAGGAAGTTGAGGCGGAGAGAACGGCAGGAGGAACCTCAAATGGGGGCAGACATCAGTCAATATCTTTAGAGTGGTCACCTTCAAACCAGTTGGGACAAACTTCCATGTCAAGTCTCCACGCGTTCTTCCAAAGGCAGACTTCAGATGAAAAGACGCAAAGGAAGAAAGTGACAACAAATGTAGCGAAATGA